The genomic segment CAGGCAtgcttttatacacacacacacacacacacacacacacacacacacacacacacagctctcccAGTCCCTGTAGCATCTAGGACTTTTTCAGACATGGACTttgagatggggagaggggattTGGATGGCACCCTCGGGTCACTGCTTCACTTTCAGTAACACTTGACTTGGCTGCTCTTAGCTAAGCCAAGCACTCAGATTGGGAAATCGGCCCCAGCCTGAGGGGGCTCCCCTTCACTTCCCCAGAggctctctgcccttcttccctctgcatctgctctagGAGGATGGCCTGCACAGATGCCCTGACTCTGCTCTGTGCCCCTTCCTGTTTAGTTTGGCCAGTGGGGAGCCCTAGcaggagctggggggagggaagtGAGCGAGATTTAATGACTTGTTCACATAGCTCCTTCAAAGAGGGGTCACCAAAACCCAGCTTGTCCCTCATCCAAAGGTCCTAATTCATATCATTAATGATTTTCTCCACAAAGATTTCTGCCTTTGCCTGTCTGTcattccccttccctcttccctgtcctccACATTGCATACAGGGACCACCTGTCTTTAGGGTCTTGATGAGCTACTGTCAATCCACCCACAGGTAACTTCTGGATCAATAAATGGGCCTGGCCTCATTTCTCTACATTATTGGCACCTTGTCATCCCTTAATAAATTGTCTCACTGGGTTCTTTCCTGACAGAATCCCAATGTGGATGTGTCCCCTACAGGTAAAGATGTTAGAAATTTCATCCCCAGGTTCAGCTGCCAGTGGGTTTTGAAGGTTTAGAGGTAAGTAGGGATCAGAAAAGTTAATAGGATGGGACCCAGTGATGACTTTAATGTCTttgtgagaagaggaagggaactGAGCTACCAGACCTGATTTGTCTCTCAGTGTGGTGTTCTCAGAGGGGATGAGATACAAGACCCTCATCAGGGACCAGATTCCAcccttggacttcccagcctATAGCATCATGAGCTAAATACACTTCTACATTTTATAAAGTTTCCAGGGGTAATACTATATAGAGCAACAGAAACACACTAAGCTTTACTTACTTAAACTAGATTtaattcattgtttatttttatgtgtgcccATCTGAGATCATGCCatggtgtcacccacatttagggagggcctttccctcttcttctctgaAAACTTTCTTGGAGAGACACTTAAAACTGTGCCTTACTAATGCCAGAAACaggttcattttctcctttttattattttatttttaattacatggatgtgtgaacacacatgaatgcagcttcccactgaggtcagaggggaagccagatcctctggagttggaatcacaggtggttctgagcctcccgatgtggtgctgggaaccaaactcaggtcttctggaagagcagcacactACAtttttaagcactgagccatcactccaaaCCCCAATCTTTATATTGGTGGTCAGcgcatgtgcaggcacacatcaCCCCACAGCTGTGGAGATCCAAGGGTATCTGTGGGGTCAGTTCCCCTCTTCCACCtgtacatgggctctggggatcgaactcaggctgtGAGACTTGTGTGCCAGGAATCTTCATCTGTTCATCCATCGAACccactcctcttctccttttctcttcttcttattAAAGTAATGTTTTTATgaaatctttgagaatttcacagaattttgtgatcatattcaccccccaGCTTCTTCCAgatccacctcccacctccctgtGCACCCATCTCCATGCTCTCCGTCTTTTTAAAGTCACCAAGTTCCATTTGTGTCCTCCAAATCTGGGATGTGTGTTCTTCCACAGGAGTGTGGTCCACCTACCATGGTCCACACCCTCAGAGAAAACTGACTGCCCTCTCCTCCTTGAAAGCTATCCCCCACCTGTTGTGCCTTCCTGATCCCTCCACTCTGGGAATTCTAACTGAAACACAAATTCAGAGATAACATCCACAAAAGAGGTAAAGCATGTTTGCCTTTGTGATTCCAGGTTAGCTCACTTGCGATGATTGTTTACAACTCCATCATTTACCTGtagtgtttttgtgtttgagcCATTGTTTCCACTATCAAAGGCTGATCTACAACTccctatgtaaccaaggatgactttgaacttctgattctcctgtgtcCACACATCAAGAGACACTAAatccagtttatgcagtgctaggaatagaacccagggaaTCACACATCTTGGCAAGACTTTACCAAAGGAACTGGTGTAACCCCAGTaccttaaaaattaatatttaaacattattttaatgtgaGGGGTACATAtttatccgtgtgtgtgtgtgtgtgtgtgtgtgtgtgtgtgtgtgtgcttgtgtctctctgtgtgtgagtgtgcaggtgcacatgtgtacacatgcaaatGAAAGACAGATGTTGCTATCTGGTGTCTTCTGTTTTTAAAGCAGAAGCTCTCACTGCACCAGAAACTCAGTCTTTGGGCTTGGACGGCTGACCTCCAATCCCAGGGATATgcacatctctgtctctctcctcagcaccTGGGTTGTAGATGCACACCCAGTGCTcagcttttgtgtgggtgctgtgggTCCAAAGTCAGGTCTGTATGCTTGTGCAGAAGGTACTTTACAGGCTGAGCCCTCTTCACAGCCGCTCCCCCAGGTATGTCAATGCTGAGTCAAGTGGAACCACAGTTAAGCATCACCATAACTGAACATTTATTGTTTCTTCTCAGTAGCTATAATGGAGAGCAAGCTTAATTTCATGCTTTGTCAAATCTCAAACATACATGTACTGATTATGAATTTACTAAATTAGGATATGCCTTAAGTTTACTAATAACAACACAGCTTTGATGAAACTAGTCACACCTATAGGAAtaaattggttttttttctttttgaacatactcaaaaacaagacaaaaaacatcTTAATAAGGCCACAACATTCTCATTGAGTATAAGGATCTGAATGATAAGAGACCATTATCTTAGTTTAGTTGCAACCATGTTTATCTTGTCAGTGTGTACATAAGTGTACAGCTTTCAGGATGTGGTGTTTTGTCCTTTATATGGTgagaaaacagtgtgtgtgtgtgtgtgtgtgtgtgtgtgtgtgtgtgtatgtgtgtgtgtgtatttggttgcAACACAGGATCTCACCTATcccatgatggccttgaactcgttATATATAggcagggctggccttgaatatcTGCTCTGTCATCCCCTatgtccccagtgctggaattttaaGTAGATACCATCACCGGGTTTACATAGTTCTGGGGATCCTTCTTTGGATtcgtgcatgctaagcaaacactctgtcaactgagctatatccctgaTTCCCAGTGCAGTGTCAGGGTTAGGATTTCAAAGGTTAGGATGAAGCTTTGTCAAGTTGGTGTACTTCTCTATATGAAGAGGTCACAGGAGACAAGGAATGACATCAGACCATGCCTAAGCCATAACTGATAAGGCAGAGTGGCATCACTACACAGAAAAGCCTGGGaccaacaaaaacataaacagagaGGCCCTGGTATCACTAGCAGATCTTGTGGACATAGGGACACACATCTGATCTATATCAAGGAGGAATTGATGGGCAGCTGATCAGGACACATCTCAGAGCAAACTTCACTTGTGGAGGCGACTGACATGGCTGGCAACACTCTGCTACCTCAGGCCTACTTGTCAGGGGAAGCTGGAGTGTCCAAAGGCTAGAGCAGATTTGGTGGGGTTGTGTGAGGGCCCTGCGTGGTTTCAGACTACTGCCTGGTGGTCACAGCTCCTCCTCTACTTATCTTCTATGTGATACCTAGCAATTCTTCCCAGAAAGCATTTCTGACAGTTCCCCATTTCCATCAACAAATTCCATCCACAAAGTATTTGGTGGGCATCTCTCTGTGATTCCTGTGGACACCAGTGACGTCCTAACAAGGGGAGAAGGATGCAGCTCACTGCCTGGTCCCCTCAGTGCAGCCTGTGTAGCACGCTCAGCACTTCTCAGGCAGGCCCTGGGGTCTGAAGCGATTAGGATTTTTGCCACTTCGACCCCATTCCTCAGCTTTCTGGGTAGATTCCAGGCTTTCCAATCCATGGTCCTTCATTCCAAAATAATACCGGTTTAGGAGACCCTGAAAGTATTTCCTGCTGGTGCTGAAAGCCAAGGAAGGGAGACAAGAGGTGAATCCCAGAGTGAGACAGCCCCACCTCCAaggtccctcctcctctccaacAAAAAATGACCCAGAACATACTGGAGGAGTGAAAACTTAGGCACAGGGAAGAGGGAATATCAGCCTCCTGGGCAAGGTCCTCAGCCTGCTTGTCCTTTCCACTCCCTGTGACAAGATGCATTAGGAACCCCTTCTTGGGTTCCACTTTGTCTTTGTGAGTGGATCCATCCCCACTCTccatcctttccctccctttcttcctctgcagaCCACCCGGACCCTGCGAGCACAGACAGCAGGAGAGACCACAGGCTGGAACAGTGAGAAGCATGACGCGGCAGGACCATTACCTGATTATTTTAGCAGCCCAGATGCCACCAGCTCCTCTTTGTTGGGCCTCAAAGTTGCCCCGAGCAGAGAAGTATCTATCTGAATTTTGGTAATTGGCTTCTAGATTGTCCCGATAGGCTCTCCACAAGTCCCAAGTCCCTATACAGGAGGGAAACTTACAAAGGTGACCCTGGGGTCATTGCAGAAGTGGAGGAATGCAAACTTTGTGTGGCTTTCCACAATTCCACTCTTCACAGCATAATCCTTTGAAATGGTCCATGGAGGTGAGTGCATGTCCCCAGGGAAGGGCTTCCCTGGTGACCACAAGGAGGGTACTTCTGCAAGGACTGGATTGGGAGGGACTATTGTCAGTTTCTGTGTCCTGGGCTGTGACTTACATGAATCTGTGTGTGCTCTGCACAAAGAAGAGAGGAAGCTGCCATGTAAGAGCACAAATAAGGGACAATGACACCCCAGGTGAAGATGTGGGGACAGTTTGTGCAGTGAGAAGAGAAGGTCAATGTGCTTTAGCTACGGTCACTCCAAAAACACGACTTTTCTCACCCTAGTGACAAAATCCCTGATAAGTAGCACAGGGAAGAGGCTGTATTTTGGCTTCAGTTTGAGGGGACAACATGGTGGTGGGGTGACCAGTGCAGAATATAAAGACTGTGGTATTGAAATACATGACATGGCAATGATGAATTTCCAGGAGTTCTGCATGCTTGCTCTTGGCTGTTTGTCCAGAATAGGATGGGAATTTTGTAGAAAGTACTATCTGCAGTTATGTGCACGTTTACTAAGTTCATGTGCCTCTGGAGACACACTGAGTGCCCACTTACACTCCAAAACGGGGGAATTTGCTGTCTGTGAATTCCCTCTGTGGAGCACACTCTCTGGAAATCCTGATCCCTCTGGATCAATACAGGCTGGACCTTGTCAACTGTGTCTGAATGTCCCTCAGAGGGTGCCAAGTGACTAGTGTAGAAGGGGGAAGCCACAGAAAGCCACACCCCTGCCCTGActcatttgtaatttttaaaggtGTATATGCACCCTACAAATATATGGCCCCTGCTCAGAGGGCATCCCTGGCATTGTTAAATGTGCCCATCCTATCCAAATTCTTACCTTGTATGGCTTCCTTGAAGAACGAATACCAGCCATCACCACTGACTCCTGCGAATAAAGAGCAAAAGACAAGGATTGTGGCAAGCCTCGTGGTGCTGCAAGACAAGAAAGAGCAGTCAAAACAGACCCACAGGCAGGGCATTGGACACACATCTTCAGTCCCAGAActccaaggcagagacaggtggataccttattctgaggccaacctggtctactaggcaaattctagaccagccaaagctacacagatgaGCCTTGTCTCAATCAAAAAATGACAGACCCACTCTTTGACTAGTACAGACAGGCTAACCTGCATTCCTTCTTCATCTCCAAATCTCTGCTGCAAGGACAAGAATAACGGGCTTTAAGACTCTCTGCCAGATTTGTAACTAGTGAAGCTGACTAAAGCTGATCAACCAGCCTTTCCTGAGTCCCTCTTCCACTTAGCTCAGACCCCAAAGATACAGAAATGCTGGGGCTGAAAGTCAAGCAATAGCCGGCATTCGCAGGGTATCTGCAGCCttggcttccatccccagcaccaccacacAAAGCTAGCCCAGCAGCACAGGCTTGTgttcctagaactcaggaggtggaggcagaaagatcagaagtttaaggtcatccatGGCTACAAAGCTGGTTCCAGTCCtacatgggctacatgagaccctatctctagAGAGCAAACCATCAGAAAATATCATTGTTCCCCACTAGAACTTACCAACCATATGTGAAATGGATCTCAGGAGGACAGCAAGAGCAACACTCCCTGGAAAAGAGTGCCAGCTATGTCCCTTTCTCTAGCTGAGCTTCCAGAGAAGGTAGGGCTACCAGGACCTTGCTGCCATGGAGCAGCTGCTGTCTTTCTACTTAACATGGATGAGAAGAGAGCTGTAAATCCAACAAGCCTTGGCAGAGTCCGTCTTGCTCAATCCTTCCTGGCAAATAAACAGTTACAGACTGGGGCTATAGTTCAGTAGTAGATTGCTTGTCTAgcgtgtgtgaggccctgagttcaatatcctgaacaagagaggagagagagagagagagagagagagagagagagagagagagagagagagagaatgtgtatttGAGACAGAAATGGCAGTGTCTGAGGCAGAATCCAACACGGCAGTCTTCCCACAGTTGTGTCCCTGtccacagaggcagagaaataTCAGACTAAtgtgtgagagaagagaaagtgctAGAACACAGTAGGCACAGAGGGTGGAGGTCATGACATGGAAAGGTCTGAAAACAGTATCTCTGTAACTTCAGGGACTTGAATAGTCACATGAGCCTGGAGGGGGAATGGGCCAGCCATCAGAGCTCTCTATGTAACTTCTGAGAACTTAAGAGCTAAGCCTAAATAGTCTATTCTATGTGTTTAGTATTGACTCTATACCACACAGGTCCACCCACTGAAAACACAATGACAGGAAGCTTCATCTCTTATGAATTTATTACATGTGCACTGTATGGAGGGCCCTCCACACCCACAGTGGACACTAAAGTGAAGAACCCCATGTCCCTGACCCCAGAGCCCGCAGCACAGCCTCCTGAGGCAGAAAGGAGGATGCTCAGTATTAGTCAGGCAGTCCTGCAGGTCTGTAGTGATAGGGGTCCTTGCCACTGTGGCCCCAATGGTTGGCTTCCTGGTCAGTCATGGTATCCTCATGTCCACGGCCCATGAGACTCTGAATGCCCTCTCTTGCGTCACTTGGAGAAGCAGACATGGAGGAGATCTATCACCATGCTTCATGGCCACAGTCGACACCCCAGTTCTCTCATTTGCATGGAATGGCTTTAGGAGGAAACCAGGAAGGGCCAGGAAGGAGGGCCTAAAACAGAGACCCTGCCAAGCCCAGGCCTGCTTAGGACAGTCTGGCCACCCTGTACTGAATGACCATCACCAGACAGGCAAGGATGAATCGCTCCCTGTCTGCATTTGGAAACAGGTCTACCCATCATGAGCTGagtgctggctctgcccacagcCCAGGATCCACACTGAACATGAATGGAGGAAGTAACTGCCTGAGCAAGAGGGGGAGGGGCCACAGATTGGCATGACCTTCTCTGAAGGTTCATCTACCCCTGGGCCCCTAGTACAGTCAATCCCTACTACCAAGGCTCAGTGTCCCAACAGTCTGTGTTTACCTGATGACTTCAGCAGCCCAGACTTCCCCAGGACCCCTTTGGGCTGCATCATAGTGCCCTCTAGCATGGAAGTATTTGTCTGAATCTTTCCAGTTGGCCTCCTTCATGTCAGAGTAGGCTCACACATGTCCTCAGCCCCTGGGTGGGAAAGACAACATGAGAGGATTACAGGGATGAAAAAACTCATGGCTTGAGCCTGTGGTCAGAGCAACCTGAGACATAACAGAGAAGAACATTTTCTAACCCTAGTTGGTCTCTCCAGGTTACTACTGACAGTTCCTAGAAGGTACTCCTGTGAGAGTTGGTGCCacaatcccccaccccacccctgcaatgGAAGAGATGGCCCCACCTCTAACCACAGGTGAGACAGAGCTGGCTCAGATGGCATGGCTTAGGCAGACCGGCTCTGCCCGTCCCCTGAGGGGGTGGCCCCAGTGgccagactgaccagctcatcTACCATCCAGACCCACATGCTGGGCCTTGGTTTGGCCCATCCTAGTGGctgccccatctatgacctgctggagagCACAAGGGCACTGCTCCTTCAGAAAGAtgaccacaggatctccatgacttgggacAACAACAGGATGACCAAGAAGAGTTTAGTATAATCAATGTAGATTCAGAGACTTGAGGAGGTCTTAACTTTTGGTTGTTTGATGATTGGATAATGGCTTGTGGATGTACATTTGTTCAGAATGATGCTACAGTCCTTTCTTTCTGGCTTTTCCCTTACAAATGCCTGTTATTATTTGTGGAAATGATCATCAAATTACAAGAGTTTGAAGGGATGGGTGAGGAGACAATGATATATGTACATACTGTGATGTAGACTCTGATGTGACTAAAGACCAGAATAGAAAGGTAAGGAGATGGTGCATTGTGAGTGGTCAGAAGATGCACAATTGCTGGGTTTTTTCACTGTCAAGTTCCAATGCAGAAGCTAAGCTCATGCTAGGAAACTTTGGAAGCAGACACCCAGTAGGATGGATTAGTGGGgaaaatgaaagacacaaaggCCAGATGTGTTTGATATGAGAGGAATTGTTTTTGAAGATGTCAAGATTCCTGTGAGTACATTTACATGGCGAGGGTGCTGATTCAGAACTGCAGGGAGAGGTTGTGATAGAACCAGTCTacagcagcagccagtgctgctGGTCCAGCACAGAGAGCTTTGGATGGACCATGAATTGTGCTCTGGCAGAACACTGGAGAAGCAGCCTGTAGAGCACCAAGGACTGTCAGTGATGCTGGCAGGGTTAGCAGGGGAAGGGGGACTAGTGAGATCATGTCAGTAGAGGGAAGATCCTGGGAGGCTGGTTCTGGTCACTGAATGAAGGCTGTGCATTGAAAGCCAATCCAAGTGAGGGAGCCTAGGAACTGAATATTCAGACCTGTGGACAGAGGCAGCAGCCTCCCCTCTTCACAAGTTGGCGGCTTCATGGAGTGGCTGATACCCAGAAACCAGGATGGCACCCTCTTCTAAATATCAAATAGACTTGATGCCTTTCTGGTTTTCCCCAACAGGCTTCAATCTactgagaaaagagagagaagagagatgagagagagggaggaagagggagggagagagggaggagggagggagggagagagggagggagggagggagggagggagagagggaaggagggagggagacagagacagagacagagagacagagggtggggaaggaatggagggccaagagtaaaaaaaaataaaagtctggCTAGTGGGGATAGATATGTctataatatatttttgagacattctTAGAAAAgacaagattttctttttagagaTAACATACAGCACGCAGAAGTGAATGTGGGGCTAGGAATATGGCCcagtggtatagtgcttgctCGCATGTGTGAAGTCCTGAGTAGTTGGAAACAAAACGAAAGCACACACATTAGGAATTGCAGACTAATTCTGAACTTGGAAAACCTTAAATACAGGACAGAGGGTTCAAGTTTCACCCTAAGGAATGGGATCCATGTGTCAGAGGGCCACAGTCAACCCATTCCTTCTCTCAGGAGCAGGACCCCTCCTGGGAAGAATGCTgttacacaggaagaagagacTATCTATGACCAAATCCATTTCTCTGAAAGAGCCTGTAGAGAGTCTGCAGAGAGCCTCAGAGAGTCTGTAGGACTCATTCAAGGACCAGCACCCAGAACATAGCAGCCCTCagccagcactctgcctactccaGCTCTACCTCAGAACTCCCTAAGAAGGCTTTCTGGAAATTGACCCATCCATTAAAAAATGAGTGGTGGCTTACAGGAATTCTAGGATGGGTGGCTTAGTTTGGAAAAGGGCCATGGGTCACAGCAATCCAGCTTCAGACAACAAAACCTGGACATTGTCCCTGTGGTACCCTGCCATGCTTCTCCCTATGTGAAAGCCCTGTTACAAAACACCAGATGATCTGTCCAGGAGAGGCCTTGACCCTGAATTCCCATCATAGATCTTAAAATCCAGCACCTTGGGTTGGAAACAGCATGGTCCTGAGGGGAAGAGTCACCTTGTGTTCCAGGACCTGGAGTGACTTCAGCTATGCCCCATAGTAAAACTGTGAGACACCCTTAAAGTCCTGGTGTAGAGGGGATAGTGTCTAAGAAAAAGCGTAGGATGGGGTGGCCCAGTGATGTTCTGTAGCATTTCTGCTGTCTTCACAGCCAAAAAAGTGTGCATCAAGGGATCCATGCCTCTGTACTCCTGGGCCTTCTGAATTTGCACCAGTGGCGTGTTTACCTACATGCATGCATTGCTTAGAGACAGGGATGTGCTCTGAGGGACGCAGAatcttagttactcttctattgcCAGACAAAAATACTATAACttagaaacttataaaagaatggTTTTGtacttatggtttcagaggaatAAGAATCCATCATGGCGGTGAGACATGGCAGGAAGTGGCAGGAAgttcagaggcaggcaggaagcagagagtaaacagcaaataagatataaaaactcaaaacccacccctagtgacatactttctctagTAAGGCCCCAACTCTCAAAGGACCCACAATTGTCCCAACAGCTCTGCCATCTTGGTTACCAGTTGCTTATGGAGGACATAGCTCCTCTATATCACAATATGGCAGAAGGCAACCAGGTCATAGTGTgaacatgcacctgcacacagctAGACAATATAGGCTAATCCATCCATGTTGTCTCCAagtacaacaaagaaagagtgaGTATCAGGTGCGTGAGGATGTTGCTGGCACACAGGGAAGAGTCTTGTACACTAATGTGGTTAACCAAAAGAAGTGCGTTGAAGTAAGTACAAACCAGGAATGGAGACATTCTTTACCATCATCAAAGCCTGCATAGAATTCTGTGTGCTGCAGTTTCATGTGAATTGCAGCACAGTAGTTTTCCATACAGCAGGGCCATCCACATGTGAGCAGTACCTTGGTATATGGCGATCCCAAGGCTATGATGTCACTCAGCAACAGGGGTTCTTCTGCTCCATTGTACTTTCATGGGTGTCAGTGACTGAAGTGTTGGGTTTTATCCCACGGCTGTTTAATCATAGGAGAAGGATTCACTGGGTCCTTTATCTGACAATCACTGAAGCAGATGTTGGACAGACAGTGGAGGCCAAGTCCAGGGTATGGTTTCATGAATGTGAGACTTCTAATGAGGGGATGGTGATGCTTGCTTAAGACAACTCTCCTAGGTATTTAATAACAAAATGGGTAATAATAGAACAATATATGCAGGAGTGTATATATAAAAGTTCAGTTTTAAGGAACCATTAAAGCAAAGGATACATCCATCCTAAGATAGCTATCTCCAATgaagaaaaaccaagaaataaattaattcagaGCAGAGGCTTAGCGGTCAAGTCCACTGTCCATTTCCTCCCCACTTCTTGGCAGCAGGCAGCCCATTACAGACAtgagggacagagggaaaggTGTCCCTCTTGAGCCTCTTCTCACAAGCCAGTCACATGTGTAGTGTTCTAAAGGATGTGGAGAAGGGAATAGACCTCTAGCTCTGTTGAGATGTGTCCCTTCCAAAGCCAGCACCCACAGTGAAGGGGAAATCCTTTTGACCTGGTGAGTGAGAAGTACCCAGGAGCACCAGTGTACACACCTCTGCACGCCTCTCTTCTCCAGTCTTCCTGCCTTCTGCAGCCTGCTGGGCTTCACATGATGGAAAGAACCAGGGCAAAGGACACCACAGAGAGGGAGGATTCAGTCTCCACCCTACTGTCTGCAACAGTGACTGGAATCTGGAGTCTACCTGCAGTGTGGACCAGCAGACAATTGTGTCCTATACACaagtttttccaagacagagtttctctgtgtagccttggc from the Onychomys torridus unplaced genomic scaffold, mOncTor1.1, whole genome shotgun sequence genome contains:
- the LOC118575144 gene encoding serum amyloid A-4 protein-like isoform X2, which translates into the protein MVGVSGDGWYSFFKEAIQGTWDLWRAYRDNLEANYQNSDRYFSARGNFEAQQRGAGGIWAAKIISTSRKYFQGLLNRYYFGMKDHGLESLESTQKAEEWGRSGKNPNRFRPQGLPEKC
- the LOC118575144 gene encoding serum amyloid A-4 protein-like isoform X1: MLEGTMMQPKGVLGKSGLLKSSGVSGDGWYSFFKEAIQGTWDLWRAYRDNLEANYQNSDRYFSARGNFEAQQRGAGGIWAAKIISTSRKYFQGLLNRYYFGMKDHGLESLESTQKAEEWGRSGKNPNRFRPQGLPEKC